Below is a window of Syntrophomonas wolfei subsp. wolfei str. Goettingen G311 DNA.
CCAGGGCTGCTCCTACCTGAAAGATATCACCATCACCAGGTTTATCGGGGCGGCCTGAATTGGGCAGAAATGATTCATCACTATGAGTGTGATAAATTACCACATGATGAGGATTTAGCAGGGCCTGAGCTTCTACCGTATGAGGATAGGAGATGGAAGCGGCACTCAGCTTTTGGCTGATAGGATTTAGCTCTGACTTTTCCATATCCTTTTTCCTGGCCACGGCATTGCGGCCACTAACACTTATAATGACATAGTGCAGGTTATCCTCACTGATATATTCGTCTTGCTCATAAACCGGAATGCCTGTTTCCAGGATTACTTTTCCTTCACTATCCCGAATGGTAACGTAGCTGGCCCTTTGAGAATTAAGGTCATTACTGGGTTGGGGTTTGCTTTGTGGAGAATAGGCGGTGTTTATTACATAAGCTCCTACCATTAGTGCCATAAGTACAGCAAAAAAAAGCCAGATATATCTTTTAGTGATAGTATCCATGTAAAAACCGCCTTTTCACAATCTTATTAGTATTATGTGAAAAAAGCGCTGGTCCTATGTGAGAGTTTCAGAAATTCTTTTTTGACAAGCTGGAAAATAGGGTTTTTGACGCAGAGGTACGCTAATTTTTATGATTAACGCTGATTGTTTTTCTAAAATAACTTAAGCTATTTTCATCGGTGGTTGTGGCCTCTGATTATGTAGGGTTCTACTACAAAAACCACTGTTGTTGAATTGGGAATGAATGAATATACAAAGCGGGCGTTGCAAAGCAGGAGGCAACACCCGACGCTCTTTCAATTTAATAAGGGTCCCAGCTAGCCAGGTATTTTTCTTGCTCGGGGCTTAGCTCGTCAATTCTTACACCTTCTGCCTCCAATCTTAAGGAGGCTACCCTTTGGTCTATACTATCCGGGACATTATATACCTTGTTTTCCAATCGAGACCTGTTTTCAATTACATACAGCAGAGACAAGGCCTGTAGGGAAAAACTCAAGTCCATTACTTCAGCCGGATGACCATCACCAGCGGCCAGGTTAACCAGGCGACCTTCAGCCAATAGATAGAGTCTACGACCATCTGCCAGTTTGAACTCTTCAATGTTGTTTCTAACTATTCTTCGGCTTACGGCTAAAGCAGCCAAATCATTTTTGTTGATTTCCACATCGAAATGTCCCGCGTTGGCCATTATGGCTTTATCTTTCATTACTGCCATGTGTTCTTTACGAATCACATTTATATTTCCGGTAACAGTAATGAAGATATCTCCCAGGGTAGCGGCAGTTGACATAGGCATTACTTCAAAGCCATCCATAATTGCT
It encodes the following:
- the spoIIP gene encoding stage II sporulation protein P, with product MDTITKRYIWLFFAVLMALMVGAYVINTAYSPQSKPQPSNDLNSQRASYVTIRDSEGKVILETGIPVYEQDEYISEDNLHYVIISVSGRNAVARKKDMEKSELNPISQKLSAASISYPHTVEAQALLNPHHVVIYHTHSDESFLPNSGRPDKPGDGDIFQVGAALAESLTKAGISIHHSYNPHDPHDINAYHRSRRTVTQLLKERPDAVFDIHRDSAPLSSYATTINGIDTARVMIVIGRSNPNLNPNLNFARSIKAAADDLHPGLMRGIYMGRGDYNQDLYPTALIFEVGTESNSLDAAQKAVRYLADAIIAVIGS